One genomic region from Prionailurus bengalensis isolate Pbe53 chromosome C1, Fcat_Pben_1.1_paternal_pri, whole genome shotgun sequence encodes:
- the CITED4 gene encoding cbp/p300-interacting transactivator 4, which produces MADHLMLAEGYRLVQRPPPGAPSHGPHALRTLQPYAGPGLDSGLRPRGTPLGPPPPPPPGALAYGPFGPPPAFQPFPAVPPPAAGSAHLQPVATLYPGRATAPPGVPGGPQCLQPAPGAPAPPPPAHALGCMDAELIDEEALTSLELELGLHRVRELPELFLGQSEFDCFSDLGSAPPAGSVSC; this is translated from the coding sequence ATGGCCGACCACCTGATGCTCGCCGAGGGCTACCGCCTGGTGCAGAGGCCGCCGCCCGGCGCGCCCTCCCACGGCCCCCACGCGCTCCGGACGCTGCAGCCGTACGCGGGCCCGGGCCTGGACAGCGGCTTGCGGCCGCGGGGGACTCCGCtgggcccgccgccgccgcccccacccGGGGCCCTGGCGTACGGGCCCTTCGGGCCGCCGCCTGCCTTCCAGCCCTTTCCGGCCGTGCCACCGCCGGCCGCCGGCAGCGCGCACTTGCAGCCGGTGGCGACGCTGTACCCGGGCCGCGCGACCGCGCCCCCCGGCGTCCCGGGAGGGCCCCAGTGCCTGCAGCCGGCGCCCGGCGCCCCGGCCCCACCGCCGCCCGCGCACGCCCTGGGCTGCATGGACGCCGAACTCATCGACGAGGAAGCGCTGACGTCGCTGGAGCTGGAGCTCGGGCTGCACCGCGTGCGCGAGCTGCCCGAGCTCTTCCTGGGCCAGAGCGAGTTCGACTGCTTCTCGGACTTGGGGTCGGCGCCACCCGCCGGCTCGGTGAGCTGCTGA